A genomic stretch from Cloacibacterium caeni includes:
- a CDS encoding endonuclease/exonuclease/phosphatase family protein, which translates to MKKELVMFYNVENLFSPDPKPTHFLDPTISGLRNWDERKYQNKLRKIANVFRLIEEKEEVLPMIVGLCEVNNEEVLQDLIQQEPLQNYDFVHYNSLDERGVDTALLYDKRKIELVDSEAISFIFEGVNEEQDEYYDTTRDVLFCKLKYNDELLNVFVAHLPSKREKDVNKPKRDYILHSIKERVLTLLEKEEPVIICGDFNDDPIEENLNNLLYDNGVDKILVNPYIELYNNKIYSTFHYNQGLLFDQILFSNHFFLPISSLAFKSAVVFNSEKLSNWDKKFKGRPFRTFAGTRYLGGYSDHYPVYTILETKDN; encoded by the coding sequence TTGAAAAAAGAACTTGTCATGTTCTATAATGTAGAAAACTTGTTTTCTCCAGACCCTAAACCAACACATTTTTTAGATCCTACCATTTCTGGATTAAGGAATTGGGACGAAAGAAAGTATCAGAATAAACTTCGAAAAATTGCCAATGTTTTTAGATTAATCGAAGAAAAAGAAGAGGTGCTTCCGATGATTGTAGGTTTATGTGAAGTGAATAATGAAGAGGTTTTACAAGACTTGATTCAACAAGAACCCCTTCAAAATTATGATTTTGTTCATTATAATTCTTTAGATGAAAGAGGCGTAGATACAGCGCTTCTGTACGATAAGAGAAAAATAGAATTAGTAGATTCTGAAGCCATTTCTTTTATTTTCGAAGGAGTGAATGAGGAGCAAGATGAGTATTATGATACAACTAGAGATGTTCTTTTTTGTAAATTGAAATACAATGATGAATTGCTCAATGTTTTTGTGGCGCATCTTCCTTCAAAAAGAGAAAAAGATGTAAACAAACCCAAAAGAGATTACATTCTTCATTCAATTAAAGAAAGAGTTCTCACATTATTAGAAAAAGAAGAACCTGTAATAATTTGTGGAGATTTTAACGATGACCCGATTGAAGAAAATCTAAATAATTTATTATATGACAATGGAGTTGATAAAATCTTAGTGAATCCATACATAGAATTGTACAATAATAAAATTTATTCTACGTTTCACTACAACCAAGGACTGTTGTTCGATCAGATTCTATTTTCTAATCATTTCTTTTTGCCTATTTCTTCATTAGCATTTAAAAGTGCTGTAGTCTTTAATTCAGAAAAATTAAGTAATTGGGACAAAAAGTTTAAAGGAAGACCTTTTAGAACTTTTGCAGGGACCAGATATCTTGGTGGGTATAGTGATCATTATCCCGTTTATACAATTTTAGAAACAAAAGACAATTAA
- the deoC gene encoding deoxyribose-phosphate aldolase — protein sequence MKINTYLDSTYLKTPAQSGLTEEQTLETVINLAKEAIENDIFAVMIRPDYVKKMKQFLTEQNSNVVIGTVIGFHEGTYSKEHKLAEAQKAIEDGVDELDFVINYEAYKDGEVDAVKSEFVDCTKLCLDNGKIAKWIIEIAALTDEQIADITKKISIWAEENFKTEDLHRIFVKSSTGFYQTEGGKPNGATVEGIKIMLENAGSLPVKAAGGVRTPEEAEYMINLGVKRIGTSSAKALIKNEEVSGGY from the coding sequence ATGAAAATCAACACTTATTTAGATTCTACTTATCTAAAAACTCCAGCTCAATCTGGTCTTACCGAAGAACAAACGCTAGAAACGGTAATTAATCTTGCCAAAGAAGCCATCGAAAATGACATTTTTGCAGTAATGATAAGACCTGATTATGTTAAAAAAATGAAGCAATTCCTTACAGAACAAAATTCTAATGTAGTAATCGGCACTGTAATCGGTTTCCACGAAGGAACTTATTCTAAAGAACATAAATTAGCTGAAGCTCAAAAAGCAATCGAAGACGGAGTAGATGAATTAGATTTTGTAATCAATTATGAAGCATACAAAGATGGTGAAGTAGATGCTGTGAAATCAGAATTTGTAGATTGTACAAAACTTTGTTTAGATAACGGTAAAATTGCAAAATGGATTATAGAAATCGCTGCGCTTACCGATGAGCAAATTGCGGATATTACCAAAAAAATCTCAATTTGGGCAGAAGAAAACTTCAAAACAGAAGATTTACACAGAATATTTGTGAAATCATCTACTGGTTTCTACCAAACAGAAGGCGGAAAACCAAATGGGGCAACTGTAGAAGGAATTAAAATCATGCTAGAAAACGCAGGCTCACTTCCTGTAAAAGCTGCAGGTGGTGTAAGAACACCAGAAGAAGCAGAATATATGATTAACCTAGGCGTAAAAAGAATAGGAACATCTTCTGCAAAAGCATTAATAAAAAACGAAGAAGTTTCTGGAGGTTACTAA
- a CDS encoding T9SS type A sorting domain-containing protein: protein MKRTLYFILFSVGLLMFSGEAKAQQTLREPLSDSQKSDDGVLVAYPNPTRDFIIVKAKNPMLKVKSVTFYSIIGTQVSETMVNMNTAEIRLDKLKPGKYLMKYTLSDNTQKVTQVVKQQ, encoded by the coding sequence ATGAAAAGAACTTTATATTTTATATTATTTTCGGTAGGTTTATTAATGTTTTCGGGCGAAGCAAAAGCTCAACAAACATTAAGAGAACCGCTTTCTGATTCTCAAAAATCTGATGATGGAGTTTTAGTCGCTTATCCTAATCCTACAAGAGATTTTATCATTGTAAAAGCTAAAAACCCAATGCTAAAGGTAAAATCTGTAACTTTTTACTCTATTATTGGGACTCAAGTTTCAGAAACCATGGTGAACATGAACACCGCCGAAATTAGATTAGACAAACTGAAACCTGGCAAATATTTAATGAAATACACTTTGTCAGACAATACCCAAAAGGTAACGCAAGTGGTAAAACAGCAATAA
- the trmD gene encoding tRNA (guanosine(37)-N1)-methyltransferase TrmD — protein sequence MRIDIISAVPDLLESPFKTSILKRAMEKGLAEVHFHNVRDFAFNKHRQIDHTVYGGGAGMVMMCEPLDLCISQLKAEREYDDIIYLTPDGETFNQKIANSYSLKKNLILLCGHYKGIDQRIRDLHITREISIGDFVLTGGELAACVVADAIIRLLPGVLNDEQSALTDSFQDDLLSPPIYTKPEVYKGMRVPEILLSGNFGKIEEWRHQKAIEITQQKRPDLLKDF from the coding sequence ATGAGAATAGATATTATAAGTGCAGTTCCTGATTTATTAGAAAGTCCTTTCAAAACTTCCATCCTGAAAAGAGCAATGGAAAAAGGTTTGGCAGAAGTTCATTTTCATAATGTTCGTGATTTTGCATTTAACAAACATCGTCAAATAGATCATACAGTTTATGGTGGTGGTGCTGGAATGGTAATGATGTGTGAACCATTAGATTTATGTATTTCTCAGTTAAAAGCTGAGAGAGAGTATGATGATATTATTTACTTAACTCCAGATGGAGAAACTTTTAACCAAAAAATAGCGAATTCTTACTCGCTTAAGAAAAATTTAATTCTGCTTTGTGGTCATTACAAAGGAATAGACCAAAGAATTAGAGATTTACACATTACCAGAGAAATTTCGATTGGTGATTTTGTGCTAACTGGTGGCGAATTGGCAGCTTGTGTAGTTGCAGATGCTATTATTCGTCTTTTGCCAGGCGTTTTAAATGATGAACAATCTGCTTTGACGGATAGTTTTCAAGATGATTTACTTTCTCCGCCTATTTATACCAAACCAGAAGTTTATAAAGGAATGCGCGTTCCAGAAATACTTTTGAGTGGTAATTTTGGGAAAATTGAAGAATGGAGACATCAGAAAGCAATAGAAATTACACAGCAGAAAAGACCAGATTTATTAAAAGATTTCTAA
- a CDS encoding Lrp/AsnC family transcriptional regulator, which translates to MKSVTEVGYKLDAIDKKIIYMLMDNAKTSLAQISKNIGISTTAVHQRIKKLETAGVIENSVSFLNPRKIGYKVVSYIGVYMDQPSHFQELIKSLNEINEIVEAHYTTGNWTVFLKVLCIDNDHLMQILSKIQKLKGVTRTETFISLEQSINRQLKV; encoded by the coding sequence ATGAAAAGCGTTACAGAAGTAGGTTACAAGCTAGATGCAATAGATAAAAAAATAATCTATATGCTTATGGACAATGCCAAAACATCTTTGGCTCAAATTTCTAAAAACATTGGTATTTCTACCACTGCTGTACATCAGAGAATAAAAAAACTAGAAACCGCAGGCGTAATAGAAAATTCTGTATCTTTTCTTAATCCAAGAAAAATAGGTTACAAAGTAGTTTCTTACATCGGCGTTTACATGGATCAGCCAAGTCATTTCCAAGAACTCATTAAATCTCTGAACGAAATTAATGAAATCGTAGAAGCTCATTATACTACAGGAAACTGGACGGTTTTCCTTAAAGTACTTTGTATTGATAATGATCATCTCATGCAAATTTTAAGCAAAATACAGAAGCTAAAAGGCGTTACAAGAACAGAAACTTTCATATCTTTGGAGCAAAGTATTAACAGACAATTAAAAGTGTAA